From the genome of Syngnathus acus chromosome 24, fSynAcu1.2, whole genome shotgun sequence, one region includes:
- the si:ch211-63o20.7 gene encoding serine/threonine-protein kinase pdik1l-B — MEELFTLEKEVGRGTYGVVFEGHVAKTGEKVAIKRLPCKDPESIELYLQELWAMRVTAENHINVIALHSSLLQTGQKSLKPLRKGKLPLRLVESVLKGSVAQIRGSQSNTHRRSNSVSRLQDRTNSLSSNFSPSPPKRLSNRSRKRLSQREDERTGSLHCSALWLVMEYCDGGDLNQYLLSRPPDAHGNHSVVQQLSSAVAFLHRLGIIHRDLKPDNVLVSVTPNGPIFKVADFGLSKMSEGRVDGKLTRKYFSSTCGSDFYMAPEVWGGLTYTAQADIFSLGVMFWAVLERITFLEEGTTQEQLGAYVCKGRWLMPLGEALWENADLQLCIPMKWKRAAPLPSPPSPAMCGLLFDMLASNPDSRPIAEQLESRVRAALKEDSH; from the exons ATGGAGGAGCTGTTCACTTTAGAAAAGGAGGTAGGACGAGGCACCTATGGTGTGGTCTTTGAGGGTCACGTAGCCAAAACAGGAGAAAAAGTGGCTATCAAGCGTCTTCCCTGCAAGGATCCAGAAAGCATTGAACTCTACTTACAAGAACTGTGGGCCATGAGAGTCACAGCGGAGAACCACATCAATGTTATTGCACTGCATAGCTCCCTCCTGCAGACAGGACAAAAGAGTTTGAAGCCCTTAAGGAAGGGGAAGCTGCCTTTACGTCTAGTCGAAAGTGTGCTAAAAGGAAGTGTTGCTCAAATTAGAGGTTCTCAGTCCAACACTCATAGGAGGAGTAACTCTGTTTCCAGACTTCAAGACAGGACCAACAGTCTGTCATCTAACTTCTCCCCTTCACCTCCAAAAAGGCTTTCAAATCGATCGAGGAAGAGGCTGTCCCAGAGAGAGGATGAGCGGACAGGATCTCTGCACTGCTCTGCCCTCTGGCTCGTGATGGAATACTGTGACGGAGGTGACTTGAATCAGTACCTGCTCTCCAGGCCACCAGACGCCCATGGAAACCATAGTGTGGTGCAACAGCTCAGCAGTGCCGTGGCCTTCCTGCATCGTCTTGGTATAATCCATCGAGACCTAAAGCCTGACAATGTGCTTGTCAGTGTTACACCGAATGGTCCTATTTTTAAG GTCGCTGATTTCGGTCTGAGCAAGATGAGCGAGGGTCGGGTGGACGGAAAGCTGACCAGGAAGTACTTTTCTTCCACCTGTGGCTCCGACTTTTACATGGCCCCAGAGGTTTGGGGTGGGCTCACTTACACAGCTCAGGCGGACATCTTCTCGCTAGGTGTGATGTTTTGGGCTGTCTTGGAGAGAATTACATTCTTGGAGGAAGGAACCACACAGGAACAACTAG GTGCTTATGTGTGCAAGGGTCGCTGGTTAATGCCATTGGGCGAAGCTTTGTGGGAGAATGCTGACCTCCAGCTGTGTATTCCCATGAAGTGGAAAAGAGCAGCTCCGCTGCCCAGCCCTCCCAGCCCGGCCATGTGTGGCCTGCTTTTCGACATGCTTGCCTCCAACCCGGATTCCCGGCCCATCGCCGAGCAGCTGGAGTCCAGAGTGCGAGCGGCTTTGAAAGAGGACTCCCACTGA